One genomic region from Ptychodera flava strain L36383 chromosome 5, AS_Pfla_20210202, whole genome shotgun sequence encodes:
- the LOC139134017 gene encoding elongin-C, which translates to MADQKDKEGEDDKQYGGCEGPDAMYVKLVSSDGHEFIVKRDHALTSGTIKAMLSGPGQFAENETNEVNFREIPSHVLCKVCMYFTYKVRYTNSSTEIPEFPIAPEIALELLMAANFLDC; encoded by the exons ATGGCTGATCAAAAAGACAAGGAAGGTGAAGACGATAAGCAGTATGGAGGGTGTGAAGGTCCCGACGCCATGTATGTCAAACTAGTGTCATCTGATGGACATGAATTCATTGTGAAACGAGACCATGCGCTGACATCCGGAACTATCAAAGCTATGTTGAGTGGACCAG GCCaatttgctgaaaatgaaacaaatgaagTCAACTTCAGAGAAATACC TTCCCATGTCCTGTGTAAAGTATGCATGTATTTCACCTACAAGGTTCGCTACACCAACAGTTCGACAGAGATTCCTGAATTTCCAATCGCCCCGGAAATTGCACTGGAATTGCTAATGGCTGCTAATTTCTTAGATTGTTAG
- the LOC139133749 gene encoding histone H3.v1-like, with protein sequence MATAMKKRGFSKKRVRSRRLKGKGQLIAKSKWKEIDIKPEDAHFDDTGGLVLFEELDDYELLTKRDYSEEQQDDSSDEVEFEEEKSKKKTKQDHEKRKIEETVGTKRRGKQLEVIAADSEDSDVEKDEEDENEEWKRAPQK encoded by the exons ATGGCGACGGCCATGAAGAAACGTGGTTTCTCAAAGAAACGTGTCAGGAGCAGACGATTAAAGGGTAAGGGGCAGCTGATTGCCAAAAGCAAATGGAAAGAAATCGACATAAAGCCAGAGGACGCCCATTTTGATGATACCGGAGGACTTGTACTCTTTGAAGAGCTTGACGATTATGAACTTTTAACTAAGCGCGATTACAGTGAAGAGCAACAAGATGATAGT AGCGATGAAGTTGAATTTGAAGAAGAAAAGTCTAAGAAAAAG ACAAAACAAGACCATGAGAAAAGGAAAATTGAAGAAACTGTTGGCACCAAAAGAAGGGGAAAGCAACTTGAAGTAATAGCTGCTGATAGTGAAGACAGCGATGTTGAGAAGGATGAAGAAGATGAAAATGAAGAATGGAAAA GAGCTCCACAAAAGTAA